Proteins found in one Acidobacteriota bacterium genomic segment:
- a CDS encoding peroxiredoxin, with the protein MIEVGQPAPAFTLQNQDGEEVSLAGLRGRWVVLYFYPKDDTPGCTKEACEFTAGIADFEKLEAVILGCSPDDAASHRKFIAKYDLQVQLLSDPAHAAMEAYGAWGEKVLYGRKSVGVIRSTTLIDPAGNVAHHWKKVRAAGHAGHVAARLAALRG; encoded by the coding sequence ATGATCGAAGTCGGACAGCCGGCGCCTGCATTCACCCTGCAGAACCAGGACGGCGAGGAGGTCAGCCTGGCCGGCCTCCGGGGACGGTGGGTGGTGCTCTACTTCTACCCGAAGGACGACACGCCCGGATGCACCAAGGAGGCCTGCGAGTTCACGGCCGGGATCGCGGACTTCGAGAAGCTCGAAGCGGTCATCCTCGGCTGCAGCCCCGACGATGCGGCGTCGCACCGGAAGTTCATCGCCAAGTACGACCTGCAGGTGCAACTGCTGTCCGACCCGGCGCACGCCGCCATGGAGGCCTACGGCGCCTGGGGCGAGAAGGTGCTCTACGGCCGCAAGTCCGTCGGCGTCATCCGCTCCACCACGTTGATCGACCCGGCCGGAAACGTCGCCCACCACTGGAAGAAGGTGCGGGCGGCGGGGCACGCCGGGCACGTGGCGGCCCGTCTCGCGGCCCTTCGGGGGTGA